In one window of uncultured Acetobacteroides sp. DNA:
- a CDS encoding transglutaminase domain-containing protein, with protein MRFTAAILAIVLVSLSGFAQSYRKVDRFVHSALAANTGNVDSLSAQIAGSFSRESDRLRAAYGWICSNIEYDVERMANPISYRGDSAVRVTLAKRKAICSGYADLFIGICRQLDIKAYYVSGYTKQDGGIVDQSHAWVAVRLSNGQWKLFDPTWGASTWQGGELVKRLSYEYFMREPADFIKTHMPFDPMWQLLYQPVMAAEFYGQKVVKDADYLFNYSDTISDYQILPEPRMYANAMRRMRWGGIRNESSARYYQFLEKEYAFALENERRTLHEIWLYAFCDQEKDYQTSVEMYEQLQQLKTDYSSRGVSFTQLQYQSDVLLEHSKKCVEALKRLKPSEQADLLLWDALCQKVESMQELVERQHKLIGSGSSANAKTRNSR; from the coding sequence ATGCGTTTTACTGCTGCCATATTAGCGATTGTTCTTGTAAGCCTTTCGGGTTTTGCGCAAAGCTACCGAAAGGTTGATCGCTTTGTGCACTCCGCATTAGCGGCTAATACGGGTAATGTAGACTCGTTGTCGGCGCAAATTGCCGGTTCATTTAGCCGCGAATCCGATCGGCTGCGGGCTGCCTACGGATGGATCTGCAGCAATATCGAGTACGATGTGGAGCGCATGGCAAATCCCATTAGCTACCGTGGCGATTCTGCCGTTAGGGTTACGCTCGCAAAGCGGAAGGCAATCTGCTCGGGTTATGCCGATCTGTTTATTGGCATCTGTAGGCAGCTCGACATCAAGGCGTACTACGTGTCGGGATATACCAAGCAGGATGGGGGCATTGTCGATCAGAGCCACGCATGGGTTGCCGTTCGCCTAAGCAACGGGCAGTGGAAGCTCTTCGATCCCACCTGGGGGGCAAGCACCTGGCAGGGGGGCGAGCTGGTTAAGCGCCTCTCGTACGAGTACTTCATGCGCGAGCCTGCCGATTTCATCAAAACCCACATGCCCTTCGACCCCATGTGGCAGCTGCTGTACCAGCCCGTAATGGCGGCAGAGTTCTACGGTCAGAAGGTCGTTAAGGATGCCGACTACCTATTTAACTACAGCGATACCATTAGTGACTACCAGATTCTACCCGAGCCAAGGATGTATGCCAATGCAATGCGCCGAATGAGGTGGGGCGGCATTCGCAACGAGTCGTCCGCTCGCTACTACCAATTCCTAGAGAAGGAGTACGCCTTTGCGCTCGAAAACGAGAGGAGAACCCTTCACGAAATATGGCTCTATGCCTTTTGCGATCAGGAAAAGGACTATCAGACAAGCGTAGAGATGTACGAGCAGCTGCAGCAGCTCAAAACCGATTACAGCTCGAGGGGAGTCTCCTTTACGCAGCTGCAATACCAATCGGATGTCCTGTTGGAGCACAGCAAAAAGTGCGTTGAGGCTTTGAAAAGGCTTAAGCCCTCCGAGCAGGCCGACCTGCTGCTGTGGGATGCCCTATGCCAAAAAGTAGAAAGCATGCAGGAACTTGTCGAAAGGCAGCACAAGCTTATTGGGAGCGGTTCCTCTGCTAATGCCAAAACCAGAAATTCCCGATAA
- a CDS encoding carboxypeptidase-like regulatory domain-containing protein, which yields MKSLDLRITLLFLIALISTNGYSQQGGRGTMRGVVRDRTTSEPLIGANVAVKGLPKGASTNANGEFEITVAPGTYVLVVSYISYNRTETEKITVEAGKSVALTLALEPEAKKLADVVVRSKRKANTELAMITSLKSSALVVSGVSSQQIAKTQDRDASEVVRRIPGISVVDGKFIVIRGLAQRYNNVWMNGAAVPSSEADSRAFSFDMIPSSQLDNITVVKSPAPELPADFSGGFVQISTKDATESNSAELSFGAGINDQTQFKGFRMAPTGKFDLLGFDGGTRALGSRVPFRLNNDLASNSAQINDVTRTGFNNDWGISSHKSFSRPEQRLSLMLNRKINVGEDRSINLSLAANYSNTYKALHNMENALIGSYDIVNDRPNYFFRYTDNQYNAESKVGAMLNLSYALSSKSSLQLRNVVNQQGRNRLTERVGDQLNSGYYQEKQEFLYSSRLTYSGQLSGNHNLDEKGKLDWSLGYSLSNKNQPDRRTISRDRNINNPNDPLEIDFNDTKRLFVDLNENVYSGAANYQYRITRFGSILPTLKVGLYGEYKNRDYDTRSFYYILNETPANSALKYQSNEEVFSASNLGTNGLYAYEDTRNTDSYKADNTLGAGYLGISIPISKLNIYGGVRFENNKMSLTKYVSMDPTDFSTKKTSYTQSDLFPSLNTTYSISSKQLVRLAYGATVNRPEFRELSPSTYYDFELFSFVKGNEDLKTSYIQNIDLRYELYPSQGEMMTVALFYKNFTDPIESTYFENAGGYTYSYTNAKSATNIGAEVDMKKDLGFVGLKSFSLSVNAAYIHSRVKFDAGNTLEHSRPMQGQSPYLINTGLFYQNDRYKLTCGLLYNVIGERIVGVGRRVAGNPNISVPDIYERPRNLVDLTFNVALSKYITLSGAAKNLLNEDVVLEQQAKFTDASGASQTRNQTKQRYNPGRSYSLSLGIKL from the coding sequence ATGAAAAGTTTGGATCTGCGAATTACTCTATTATTTCTGATTGCTCTTATCTCGACGAATGGCTACTCGCAGCAGGGTGGCCGGGGAACGATGAGGGGCGTGGTACGCGATAGGACCACCTCCGAGCCGCTGATCGGCGCCAACGTGGCCGTTAAGGGGCTGCCCAAGGGGGCATCGACCAACGCCAACGGCGAATTCGAAATTACGGTAGCGCCCGGAACATACGTTTTGGTGGTAAGCTACATCTCCTACAATAGGACCGAAACCGAAAAGATTACCGTAGAGGCGGGCAAGAGCGTGGCGCTAACTCTGGCGCTGGAGCCCGAGGCCAAGAAGCTGGCCGACGTGGTGGTGCGCAGCAAGCGTAAGGCCAACACCGAGCTGGCGATGATTACCAGCCTGAAGAGTTCGGCGCTGGTGGTAAGCGGCGTATCGAGCCAGCAGATTGCCAAGACCCAGGATAGGGATGCCTCGGAGGTGGTTCGCCGCATTCCGGGGATATCGGTGGTCGATGGCAAGTTCATTGTCATCCGCGGCCTAGCGCAGCGCTACAACAACGTGTGGATGAACGGCGCCGCGGTGCCCAGCTCCGAGGCGGACTCTCGCGCCTTCTCGTTCGATATGATCCCCAGCTCGCAGCTCGACAATATCACCGTGGTGAAGTCGCCTGCACCCGAGCTCCCCGCCGACTTCTCGGGCGGGTTTGTGCAGATCAGCACCAAGGATGCCACCGAGAGCAACTCGGCCGAGCTGAGCTTCGGCGCCGGCATCAACGACCAAACGCAATTCAAGGGCTTTAGGATGGCACCCACCGGCAAGTTCGATCTGCTGGGCTTCGATGGTGGCACCCGTGCCCTCGGCAGCCGTGTGCCCTTCCGCCTAAACAACGACCTCGCCAGCAACAGCGCGCAGATAAACGACGTTACCCGTACCGGCTTTAACAACGACTGGGGCATCAGCAGCCACAAGTCGTTCTCGCGCCCCGAGCAGCGCCTCTCGCTGATGCTCAACCGCAAGATTAACGTGGGCGAAGACCGAAGCATCAACCTCTCGCTTGCGGCTAACTACAGCAACACCTACAAGGCGCTGCACAACATGGAGAATGCCCTTATTGGCTCGTACGATATCGTTAACGACCGCCCCAACTACTTCTTCAGGTACACCGATAACCAGTACAACGCCGAGAGCAAGGTGGGGGCCATGCTCAACCTCAGCTACGCGCTTAGCAGCAAGTCGTCGCTGCAGCTGCGCAACGTGGTAAACCAGCAGGGGCGCAACCGCCTTACCGAGCGCGTAGGCGACCAGCTAAACAGCGGGTACTACCAGGAGAAGCAGGAGTTCCTCTACTCCAGCCGCCTTACCTACTCGGGACAGCTTTCGGGCAACCATAACCTGGATGAGAAGGGGAAACTCGATTGGAGCCTAGGCTACTCGCTCTCCAACAAGAATCAGCCCGATAGAAGAACCATCTCGCGCGACCGTAATATCAACAACCCCAACGATCCCCTAGAGATCGACTTCAACGATACCAAGCGGCTATTTGTCGACCTTAACGAGAACGTTTACTCGGGGGCAGCCAACTACCAGTACCGGATTACGCGCTTCGGCAGCATTCTTCCGACGCTTAAGGTTGGGCTGTACGGCGAGTACAAGAACCGCGACTACGATACCCGATCGTTTTACTACATCCTTAATGAGACGCCGGCTAACTCTGCTCTCAAGTACCAGTCCAACGAGGAGGTGTTTAGCGCCAGCAATCTTGGCACCAACGGCCTCTACGCCTACGAGGATACCCGTAATACCGACAGCTATAAGGCCGATAACACCCTTGGCGCTGGTTACCTCGGCATCAGCATCCCGATTAGCAAGCTAAACATCTACGGGGGCGTTCGCTTCGAGAACAATAAGATGAGCCTCACCAAGTACGTATCCATGGATCCCACCGACTTTAGCACCAAGAAGACCAGTTACACGCAGTCGGACCTCTTTCCATCGTTGAACACCACCTACAGCATCAGCAGCAAGCAGCTGGTGAGGCTGGCCTACGGGGCAACGGTAAACCGCCCCGAGTTCCGCGAGCTGTCGCCCTCCACCTACTACGATTTCGAGTTGTTCAGCTTCGTGAAGGGGAACGAGGATCTTAAGACATCGTACATCCAAAATATCGACCTCCGCTACGAGCTCTACCCCTCGCAGGGCGAGATGATGACCGTGGCGCTATTCTACAAGAACTTTACGGACCCCATCGAGTCAACCTACTTCGAGAATGCGGGGGGCTACACCTACTCGTACACCAACGCCAAATCGGCTACCAACATTGGCGCCGAGGTTGACATGAAGAAGGATTTAGGCTTTGTTGGGCTCAAGAGCTTCTCGCTATCGGTAAACGCTGCCTACATCCACAGCCGCGTAAAGTTCGATGCGGGCAACACGCTAGAGCATAGCCGCCCAATGCAGGGGCAGTCGCCATACCTCATCAACACGGGGCTATTCTACCAAAACGACCGCTACAAGCTTACCTGCGGATTGCTGTACAACGTCATTGGCGAGCGTATTGTGGGGGTTGGGCGTCGTGTAGCCGGCAATCCGAACATCTCGGTTCCAGACATCTACGAGCGTCCCCGTAACCTAGTTGACCTCACCTTCAACGTAGCGCTCAGCAAGTACATCACCCTTAGCGGTGCCGCTAAGAACCTGCTAAACGAGGATGTGGTGCTGGAGCAGCAGGCCAAGTTTACCGATGCCAGCGGTGCATCGCAAACCCGAAACCAAACCAAGCAGCGCTATAACCCCGGACGTAGCTACTCGCTCTCGTTAGGCATTAAACTGTAG
- a CDS encoding DUF4249 family protein encodes MFSKKIALRLTILLAALAMGACENDMTVTLNSADKRLIVSGEFTSDTTVHSLYLSRSGSIVSGRKQAFITGAKVYVTNKVDTIYFVESKDTPGLYQTPTKCYAVGGQTYYLSINGVDVDEDGKMDSFSSVSKVPVAIKFDSLSSKYGYNGDNRYALINRPFYQRTANGPDYTFSYMMVNDKVLYPLSKRLGSGEISGHMTPTKHYKEGETYNLYFSLDSEPVAKGDRLTFITFNFTEDQYKFLTAFDNNTDGDPFLDNMYDQLVIPSRLPTNIEPANKAGGYFLVYSISRISRVYQ; translated from the coding sequence ATGTTTAGTAAGAAGATAGCACTCCGCCTCACCATTTTGCTTGCTGCGCTGGCAATGGGAGCGTGCGAAAACGACATGACCGTTACGCTAAATTCAGCGGATAAGCGCCTAATAGTATCGGGCGAGTTTACCAGTGACACCACTGTTCACTCGCTTTATCTCTCCCGCTCGGGCAGCATTGTTTCTGGAAGAAAACAAGCCTTTATTACGGGGGCAAAGGTGTACGTTACCAACAAGGTAGATACCATATACTTTGTGGAAAGCAAGGATACGCCCGGGCTTTACCAAACGCCCACCAAATGCTACGCGGTAGGCGGCCAAACCTACTACCTATCAATAAACGGCGTTGATGTCGACGAGGATGGAAAGATGGACTCCTTTTCCTCTGTAAGCAAAGTACCCGTTGCCATTAAGTTCGACTCGCTGTCATCAAAGTACGGGTATAATGGAGATAATCGGTATGCCTTAATCAATAGGCCATTCTACCAACGTACCGCTAATGGCCCCGACTATACATTTAGTTACATGATGGTAAACGACAAGGTGCTTTATCCGCTTTCCAAGAGGCTGGGGTCTGGGGAAATAAGTGGCCACATGACCCCTACAAAGCATTATAAAGAAGGCGAAACGTATAACCTCTACTTTTCGCTTGATAGCGAGCCAGTGGCTAAGGGCGATAGGCTAACCTTTATAACCTTTAACTTTACCGAGGATCAGTACAAGTTTCTAACCGCCTTTGATAATAACACGGATGGCGATCCTTTTCTGGACAACATGTACGACCAGCTAGTGATACCAAGCCGGCTGCCCACCAACATCGAACCGGCGAATAAGGCTGGCGGCTACTTCCTTGTCTACTCCATATCGAGGATTAGCAGGGTGTACCAGTAA
- a CDS encoding TonB-dependent receptor, translated as MKIRFFRYVVLTCLLTVFASKLPAQHTNSILDKRITINVHNVPLKEALRKISTETGIGFSYSDELVSLPQRVTINVVDKPLKVVIDQFLYGNNTMYRVVGNQVVFYAKKSPAPKYNLSGYVSNAKNSERLIGCVVYDNTSKAGAVTNAFGYFSISLSKGVHDISFQHLGSARTCLKVDLQKDTTVAMNLQEMSFQLGDVTITNSKSELNLSKAQMGLMSISSSDIKKVPVLLGEADVMRAIQVMPGIQAANERSTGISVRGGSIDQNLFLLDDAPIFQISHLMGFYSVFNNDAVKDIKVYKGDIPANYGGRLSSVVDVRLRDGNMQGYSGSAGVGFVASDLSIEGPIVKDRVSFIASGKASYMGFIYHLINRNMNLAFYDLNGKVNAILSNKDRLYISSYIGGDKFGGMNYQNTTLSLRWNHIYNPKLFSNVSLIYSNFKLTSTPGSDDDTDYLWKSGIGATTLKAEYNYFLNNSNTIDFGVSSTFDCFYPGRLEGSKDATDAISSRSSFSNRIVSEKRVLDHAVYISNQQKLTDKLSVRYGIRASLYQVLGGHWVYNLDNYQLKDSFYVAKNHTYANRFAVEPRVGLNYRLTNNSAIKASYSYTTQQSQLLVRSNGGGPLDIWFPSNNNIKPQTASQFSCGYVHYLFDRKLEACVEGYYKDMHNIIDYKDGASVLSKGTILGADKTSYNFEEQLRVGKGYSYGVETELKWSGQRINGFVSYAYARSKRKIDDINGGSTYLSPFDKPHTVNLFVDIPITKRLSISANYRYQSGQVTTVPIYMGTMFDKVFMEYSNRNEYRLPYYSRIDLSMTLKNKEKPGRRYRSEWNFSIINLTNHSNIQYIKFVQSKDDPSIITAKGINMLGLLPSVSYRIIF; from the coding sequence ATGAAGATACGATTCTTTCGATATGTTGTTTTGACATGTCTGCTAACGGTATTTGCCAGTAAGCTACCCGCACAGCATACAAACAGCATTCTTGATAAGCGCATTACCATTAATGTGCACAACGTTCCGCTAAAAGAAGCGCTACGCAAAATATCAACCGAAACGGGTATTGGTTTTTCGTACAGCGACGAATTGGTTTCGCTACCTCAACGAGTAACCATAAACGTTGTAGATAAACCGTTGAAGGTAGTCATAGACCAGTTCCTTTACGGCAACAATACGATGTATAGGGTGGTGGGCAATCAAGTTGTTTTTTATGCGAAGAAGAGTCCAGCCCCCAAGTACAACCTTAGCGGGTATGTCTCCAATGCAAAAAACAGCGAGAGGCTTATTGGATGTGTTGTTTACGACAACACATCCAAGGCAGGGGCGGTAACTAATGCCTTTGGATATTTCAGCATATCGCTGAGCAAAGGGGTTCATGACATTTCGTTTCAACATCTTGGAAGTGCCAGAACCTGCCTTAAAGTGGATCTACAAAAAGATACTACGGTTGCCATGAACCTTCAGGAGATGTCTTTTCAGCTAGGCGATGTTACCATTACCAACTCGAAGTCGGAGCTAAATCTGTCGAAGGCGCAGATGGGGCTAATGTCGATCAGCAGCAGCGACATTAAAAAGGTACCCGTTTTACTGGGCGAGGCCGACGTAATGCGCGCCATACAGGTAATGCCTGGCATACAGGCGGCCAACGAGCGGAGCACCGGCATTAGCGTTAGGGGAGGAAGTATTGATCAAAACCTATTCCTGCTCGACGATGCCCCAATCTTCCAAATATCGCACCTTATGGGTTTTTACTCGGTGTTTAACAACGATGCTGTTAAGGATATCAAGGTGTACAAAGGCGATATCCCAGCAAACTATGGCGGGCGCCTATCGTCGGTGGTAGATGTTAGGCTTAGGGATGGGAATATGCAGGGTTACTCGGGATCGGCAGGTGTAGGATTTGTAGCATCCGACCTAAGCATCGAAGGTCCTATTGTAAAAGATCGGGTTTCGTTTATAGCCTCAGGCAAGGCCTCGTATATGGGCTTTATATACCACCTGATTAACCGCAATATGAACTTGGCGTTTTACGATTTAAACGGTAAGGTAAACGCTATACTGAGCAACAAAGATCGCCTATACATTTCGTCGTACATTGGTGGCGACAAGTTTGGGGGCATGAACTACCAAAACACCACGCTCTCGTTAAGGTGGAATCACATCTACAACCCAAAGCTCTTTAGCAACGTATCGTTGATATACAGCAATTTTAAGCTTACTTCTACCCCCGGCAGCGATGATGACACCGACTACCTATGGAAGTCGGGAATTGGGGCAACAACGCTAAAGGCGGAGTACAACTACTTCCTAAATAATAGCAACACCATCGACTTTGGGGTGTCATCAACTTTCGACTGCTTTTATCCGGGAAGATTGGAGGGCTCCAAGGATGCTACAGATGCTATTAGCAGCCGATCGTCGTTTAGCAATCGTATTGTTAGCGAAAAGAGGGTGCTCGATCATGCGGTATACATCTCGAATCAGCAAAAACTTACCGATAAGCTATCCGTACGCTACGGCATACGGGCCAGCCTGTACCAGGTGTTGGGCGGGCACTGGGTGTACAACTTGGATAACTACCAGCTAAAAGATTCGTTCTACGTGGCAAAGAACCATACCTATGCCAACCGCTTTGCGGTGGAGCCTCGGGTTGGCCTCAACTACAGGCTAACCAACAACTCGGCAATAAAGGCAAGCTACTCCTATACCACGCAGCAATCGCAGCTGCTGGTACGCTCGAACGGCGGCGGGCCACTTGATATCTGGTTTCCTTCCAATAACAACATCAAGCCGCAAACCGCTTCGCAGTTTAGCTGTGGATACGTACACTACCTGTTCGATAGAAAGCTGGAGGCTTGCGTAGAAGGGTACTACAAGGATATGCACAACATTATCGACTATAAGGATGGAGCCTCCGTTCTCTCGAAGGGTACCATTCTGGGTGCCGATAAAACCTCGTACAACTTCGAGGAGCAGCTGCGGGTTGGTAAGGGGTACTCGTACGGCGTAGAAACGGAGCTGAAGTGGAGCGGCCAGCGGATTAACGGCTTTGTAAGCTACGCCTACGCGCGCAGCAAGCGCAAGATCGACGACATTAACGGCGGCAGCACCTACCTCTCGCCGTTCGATAAGCCGCATACGGTTAACCTTTTTGTTGACATCCCCATTACCAAGCGCCTCTCCATATCGGCAAACTACAGGTACCAAAGCGGCCAGGTAACAACGGTGCCCATCTACATGGGTACGATGTTCGACAAGGTGTTTATGGAGTACTCCAACCGTAACGAGTATCGCCTACCCTACTACTCGCGGATAGATCTTTCGATGACCCTAAAGAACAAGGAGAAGCCCGGGAGGCGCTACCGCAGCGAGTGGAACTTTTCCATCATCAACCTTACCAACCACAGCAATATCCAGTACATTAAGTTTGTTCAGTCGAAGGACGATCCCAGCATCATCACCGCAAAGGGGATAAATATGCTTGGCCTGCTGCCATCCGTATCCTACCGCATCATCTTTTAG
- a CDS encoding FecR domain-containing protein, whose translation MEHDIPWTLLEKQFTNQADAIETQKVNEWLASAEENGMILEQLQRYYQAYGSLPIEFVPDTKAALKKVTEKAAIKPKARLLPSVWWKVAAVLLVGLTSWWLMNDLHRKQAPAAMAELRADMSAINVVLSDGSHIWLNAHSSIKYPKKFTSTRNIYLDGEGYFEVAHDSSHPFVVHTAKTRTRVLGTKFNVRSYSSEKLVVVTVTEGKVGFGSTANRQVLLTPNQKGTFDRQTGSVVKMKNDNSNFIAWKTLEFYFDRQPLSRVLNTLAEAYHFSYKLESPNIKQRILTANFDKRPLAEIMQTISLSANVQVSLQNGTYYIK comes from the coding sequence ATGGAACACGATATACCTTGGACGCTACTCGAAAAACAATTTACCAACCAAGCGGATGCCATCGAAACCCAAAAGGTAAACGAATGGCTTGCTAGCGCAGAGGAGAACGGGATGATACTCGAACAGCTGCAACGCTACTACCAAGCTTACGGCTCGCTACCCATCGAGTTTGTTCCCGATACCAAAGCAGCCCTAAAGAAGGTTACCGAAAAGGCTGCGATTAAACCCAAAGCACGCCTACTACCAAGCGTATGGTGGAAGGTTGCGGCTGTTTTACTTGTGGGCCTTACAAGCTGGTGGCTTATGAATGACCTGCATAGAAAGCAAGCCCCCGCTGCTATGGCAGAGCTAAGAGCAGACATGTCAGCCATAAATGTTGTTCTATCGGATGGTAGCCATATCTGGCTAAACGCTCATTCGTCCATCAAGTATCCAAAGAAGTTTACCAGTACACGTAACATATACCTCGATGGCGAGGGGTACTTTGAGGTTGCTCACGACTCCAGCCACCCATTTGTGGTTCACACAGCAAAAACAAGAACCCGAGTGTTGGGTACCAAGTTTAACGTTCGCTCGTACTCTTCCGAGAAACTTGTCGTTGTTACCGTCACGGAGGGTAAGGTAGGCTTTGGCTCGACAGCCAACAGGCAGGTTCTGCTAACGCCAAACCAAAAGGGAACATTCGATAGGCAAACCGGGAGTGTTGTCAAAATGAAGAACGACAACTCCAACTTCATAGCATGGAAGACCCTTGAGTTCTACTTCGACAGGCAACCACTTTCGAGGGTTCTTAATACGCTTGCCGAAGCATACCATTTCAGCTATAAGCTCGAATCGCCTAATATTAAGCAACGAATACTAACTGCGAATTTCGATAAACGTCCATTAGCCGAGATTATGCAAACCATATCGCTTTCGGCCAATGTTCAGGTTTCGCTGCAAAACGGAACATACTACATTAAATAA
- a CDS encoding RNA polymerase sigma-70 factor, translating to MNDTLNHFCRELQHGNQRLFNQLFADYYVNLCRFAYTYLKDNDTSEEIVQEVFINLWEQRDRLTINTSIRSFLYTSVKNRALNHIRNSKTRLHHEDEFAQEQASKVGHIINFCEREELSHLIDTAVAELPEQCRTIFDLSRNQNLTYNEIAQQLNISPKTVENQMGIALKKLRAKLSPYLSSIIAFF from the coding sequence ATGAACGATACGCTTAATCATTTTTGCAGGGAACTTCAACATGGCAACCAGCGGCTATTCAATCAGCTTTTTGCTGATTACTACGTGAACCTTTGTCGTTTTGCATATACCTACCTAAAAGATAATGATACCTCGGAGGAAATCGTTCAGGAGGTATTTATCAACCTGTGGGAGCAACGAGATAGGTTAACCATTAACACCTCTATTCGCTCTTTCCTCTACACTTCGGTAAAAAACAGGGCACTAAACCATATCCGCAACTCAAAAACTCGCTTACATCACGAGGATGAGTTTGCCCAAGAACAGGCATCAAAGGTTGGGCATATCATTAATTTCTGCGAGCGAGAGGAGTTAAGCCATCTTATAGATACGGCCGTTGCCGAGCTACCCGAGCAGTGCCGAACAATCTTTGATCTTAGCCGAAACCAAAACCTTACCTACAACGAGATAGCCCAACAGCTCAATATCTCTCCCAAAACCGTCGAAAACCAAATGGGCATAGCGCTAAAGAAGCTCCGAGCAAAGTTGTCGCCATACCTTTCGAGTATTATTGCATTTTTTTAG